The genomic segment TCCCATCCTGTCCACACCAGTCCTGTGCTTCGCCATCAGTCAGCCCCCCCATGAGTTTTTCTCTCCCCAACTCTTCTCCATACGAGTCTCTCTCCCCAGTCCCTCCCCATAAATTTCTTTCCTATCACCATTCTTTGCACCAGTCCCTTTCTACAAGTCTCTCCCGCTCAGCTCCTGCCCAGCCTCACCCTATCAGTATTTTAATCCCCATACCCTCCTCACCAGTTTCTCTCATCCCAGCACGTTTACTAGTCTTACCCCCAGCTCACACCTCACCAATTTCTCTTCTCAGCCCTTCCCTACTAATTTTTCTCTCTCAGTTCCTCCGCACCAGTCTCTCCCTCCCTGTTCTGCCAGCCAAAGGCCCTCCCTCACCAGTTTATCTCCCCTCCAGCAATCAAATCACCAGCCTTTcccactcagccccccccccctcatctaccagtctctttctcttgcAGCTTCCCCCAGCAAATTTTGTACTTTGTATTCCAGGGGcctgcaagcaaattttcaaaaggatactcCCTATGAAGTATCCCTTTAAACATTCAGGGGCTAGTGGCACTGCAAGTACTTAAAGCCCACAGACTTTACATgtagggatttcaaaatgatcCTCAAGGTAGTGATCAGCCTTGAGAATCTGTCAAAACTtctcggtctccatctgctggaggagaggcaaaacccaggagtctggactgatccaggtacatacagggaacctgGGGTCAGGCAGTGGAATcagccagcagcagcattagAGCAGAGCTCCTGAGAGAGTAGGTCTGCCTGCTCGTTTTCTCAGCAGCTGCACTTCAATCGCCTCTCTTCTGGCAGACCCCCTGTGATGGTTTCAcagaccccaggttgggaaccactgctctacatacaatttagaaagagaaacattatGACGAAAAAAGACTTATACCatctgtctagtctgcccatccacacaactgctcacCTCTAAAATCCTTACCACTCCCTCAGAAAACGACTGTCttgtcctatgctttcttgaatttagattctatccttgtctccaccacctcctcaaGAAAGATATTTCATTCATTCATCATCCTTTGTTCTTCTAATTTAAAGTGTTACATCAAAAAGACACAGCAATTTTTATACACTCTAATTTCCCCGTCTTCATATGCATACCAGCCtctaaaatgaaccaaaatagaGAAGGGGGCTACTCTAATTTGAAGAGCACAGAACTGTTGTCTGCAGAAGTCTTGATTTCTGGGTGAAAGGTTCTCATCTGCAAATTAATCTCCATCTGACCATTTTATCTCTCCTCTGCTTCCATTTACCATAAGTAACAATATAATATATGTCCAATATAAGCGAAATCTAATAACTTTAGAAATAAATAAGGACAGCACTGTGCCCTTTGAAAACTTTCATCCAATCTGAGTCTGAAAGCAAGATATCTATTGCCAGGCAATCTAACCTGGCGATGGCTAATGTGCTTAGTAGTCAGCGATTTCTGCAAGAGATCCACTATCACTTCCCATGGGTCCCTCTCTGCGCAAAACTCGCTGCGATCCTGGCCTTACATTAAGCTTTCCCGGAAGGAGCCACTTCTCGCATCACCCAATCCCTCACAGCTATCCGAGCTCCAGACTTCCTGCACACATGCGCCGCCCAAGCTACGTCAGGCAGCTCACAGCCAAACACCTTCCTCACGTGCTCCGGGAGCCAGAAGGAGGCTTGAAACGCAAACGCCGCTAGTATGCTTTGCGTTTCCAAGCACAAGCCCCTCCCCTTAGCCGGAAGCACGCAGCTGTTAGCCTTTTACGTCAGCCGGAAGCGGTCTCGAAGGGTGAGGTTGTGCTGCTGATGGTGGGTTATGTTATTGTTTTGCCCCACGTGCGGGAATGTGCTGATCGTAGAAGAAGGGCAGAAATGTTACCGGTTTGCCTGCAATACCTGCCCTTATGTGCACAACGTGACTCGAAAGGTAGGTGTTGGGCTGCCGCTGGCCGTGCGATACGCAGAGCAGCAGTTAATTGCTGGAGCTCTATTGATCACTGCAGTGATGCAATGGGTGGGTCCCTTCTGCTGCAGGTTGTAAAAAACTTCTAGTTCAAAGCATTGATACAGTGTTAAAATACTTCATTGAAAGAGCTACAGCTTTGccaaatgtttgggttttttaccTTTTAAATGGAAAAGCGGACCTTTGCGGGAAGGAAGCAagcaaaaagttttaaaatgtgtCCTCCATTCAGGTAATATAGCCATGCAGATGAGACCTACAGAATAAACAATTGATATACTAAAACGAAATTCAACAGTTTTACGCCTAAACGTCAAACTCTAATACTCATAGTCGTGTTTATTTATATGATTACTGTATTTAATCTGCAGAGTCCCATGTTTTAGTTTTAATATAAAGGCAATATATAGGTaagattatgatacattacaggaggaccttgcgagactggaagattgggcatccaaagggcagatgaaatttaatgtggacaagtgcaaggtgttgcatatagggaaaaataacccttgctgtagttacaggatgttaggttccatattaggagctaccactcaggaaaaagatctaggcatcatagtggataacacattgaagtcatcggttcagtgtgctgcagcagtcaaaaaagcaaacagaatgttaggaattattatggcGGGATTGGTTACTaaatcagaaaatgtcataatgcctctgtatcgctccatggtgagtccgcaccttgagtactgtgtacaattctggtagccacatctcaaaaaagatatagttgcaatagagaaggtacagagaagggcaaccaaaatgataaaggggatggaacagctcccctatgaggaaaggctgaagaggttagggctattcagcttggagaagagacagctgagggggaatatgatagaggtctttaaaatcatgagaggtcttgcatgagtagatgtgaatcagttatttacacttttgaataatagaaggattagggggcattccatgaagttagcaagtagcacatttaagactaatcggagaaaattctttttcactcaacgcacaatacagctctggaatttgttgaccaaggatgtggttagtgcagttaggatagctgggttcaaaaaaggtttggataagttcttggaggagaagtccattaacagctattaatcaagtttatttagggaatagccactgctattaattgcatcagtaatatGGGATCTactaagtgtttgggtaattgccaggttcttgtggcctggtttaacctctgttggaaacaggatgctgggcttgatggacccttggcctgacccagcatggcaatttcttatgttcttaagattagTTTGAATGTATCCTTTCGAATTGTATCTTTTTCTTATTCCAACTAGGTAACCAGCAGAAAATATCCCAAACTCAAGGAGGTTGATGATGTATTGGGAGGAGCTGCAGCCTGGGAAAATGTGGACTCTACAGCAGGTTAGCTGTCAAAGCCCGCACTGTAGTTgtagcatggcatgttcttaattgAGTTCTTTAGTGCAGCACTAGGAGTGAtactggtcctggagaaaactggcttCTTACCTTTAGACTGGACCAACAAAAAGATTATCTTCCAAAACCACAAGTTCTTCAGCTGTTAGAGGACAAGAACcaacttaaacatttttttttattggtcttGTCAAAAGGTGTCACAACCTAAAATGACTGCAGTGTAAATTAGCATTTCTTTGCTCTTACAAGATCATTTTGATTTTtgaagggaaaggagaggcaTATTGTACATTGCATTAGCATCAGTACATGTATGTACGATTGGAACGTCATGCAAAAGTTTGTAAGATAGTAAAACTTGTTTATTGATTATTATAATGACTTTGAAAAACACTTCACATGGTTAACAGTGTTGAAATGTCCTCTAAGAATGGATAGTCCTAAAATATGGCACAGAGTTCCCATTCAGAGGAGAAAATACTACCGCATTAAGTTATTTCTGCTACAAGTTGGTGGTGTACATGCAGCATAACCGCTCTGCTTCCTCTCATCTTCTATACGGCACCCATTATAGTAAATTTGTACTCTGGGAGCCACTGTCTGATGAGACCCAAATGGGAGTTAAGAGTAGCCCAGAGTGCAGCCCCCTGTGATGGAGAAAACTATTTCACCTCTGTTTTTCAACTTTGAAGGCTGCATCTTGCTggatttgaaaacattttaacaTGAACAATGTTCAAGCCAAGTATGTTGGCATGCTGATTTAGTAGAGTACTAATTTAATTTATGGTTTCTCTTATTTGTTACAGAAAAATGTCCCAAATGTGAGCATCCACGTGCATTCTTCATGCAGCTTCAGACGCGCTCTGCTGATGAACCCATGACCACGTTCTACAAGTGCTGTAATGTGTATTGCGGCCACAGGTGGAGAGACTAACCGTAAACCCATCAAAGAGCCCCAATTCTCCAAGCATTTCTGCATAGACTCAGAGCAGAAAACATCTTTTGTAAATCAACCTAAAAGGATCTCCTGTAAGGAATTATTCTCCAAAGTgtttcagaaggaagaaatgtgtTGCAGCAGAATTTCTTTGGTAAATTATGAAGAGAGTGCTTTTCTTGATTTTGTGTAAATAGTTTTGCATGGAACAAGGCTAAAATAAATGTCTTTGTTTTTCTGTATATTTGTCTTGGATGGCATGTAAATACATCCCAGTAAAAAACTTTTAATAAGCAATTCCATGGTGATTTGTCATTGTATCAAGGGGTGTTACTGAAAAATGATACTTTGGGTTTGATTGGTGTAGGTCTTCTCCATAGACATAAAATAGGAGTTGGGCCTTTTGTGAATTCAATGCAAAAACTCACGTTAGCATCCTAGGGAAAGTGAGTCACTATGGTCCCAGCAGAGGACCATGTAAAATAGTAGCAGTTCTTAATGGCTCTGTCTGTCTGCTTGCTCTCTCACATAAATACAGTCATTGTATCACACCAGGGGATGATTAGCAAATCAAATTGCATGATTATGTGACACGCTTCTGAAGGCCTGGAAGAATCAAGAGATCCAAGTCACTTGGTGCCTAAAATTcagaaaagtggaaaaaataaataaaagccaaaCTAAATAAGCAACAgcaaaaaagcaagaaaataagAAACATTTTTTGTGGCATTTTGACTGGTGCCCAagttttttctaaatatatttccaCCCCTGCTACCTGTGCAAATTGACTGTTTACTGCAGGCCATGCTGcatttctaaaattaaaaataaaatccataaaGTATGTACTAATGTAAAAATGGTACTTGCTTTGTAGTACGCAAATGTGGCCAATTGGAGTAATAAAGAAGCTCAAAGGCGGTCGTATGTTTGGATATATAAAAAAGGTAGCACGAGCAGTAAGTGGGAGGTCATATTACCTCTGTCCAGGGGTCTGGTGATTactccttccctgtacgtactaggatcagtccagaccgtgggttatgtcccccgtccagcagatggagtcagagcaaacttccgagggtgctgacatataagcaggtgcaccctctagggatcctcagtatctctctgactccagcagatgcgagtgggggaacctttgcttccccagttggtggcttctgccccactatttctatctttttcttttcaggacaGGATCAAGCAGGCCTGGGTTCTAAATTATtaaatagagtttaaaaaaaaaaaaaaaaaaaaaaattttctcttctCAGGGAGTCTCTCTGAGCCCCTGCCCGGGTCTCGCAGCCCTGGTTAGCTTGCCAGCGGGACTGCTTTCTCATTTGTCtgtcttctgttcttctgttgtttcctcCTCTCTCCGGCGGTAAGTTTTTGTGTTGCTGTTAGTTTTTTCTTCACAGCTTCGCCGTCGGACGGCTCAGGGGCACGCTGGTGGAGCCAGTCTCTCCCCTGTTCGGAGCGCCGCGATTCGAACCCCTCCCCCTCGG from the Rhinatrema bivittatum chromosome 14, aRhiBiv1.1, whole genome shotgun sequence genome contains:
- the POLR3K gene encoding DNA-directed RNA polymerase III subunit RPC10 codes for the protein MLLFCPTCGNVLIVEEGQKCYRFACNTCPYVHNVTRKVTSRKYPKLKEVDDVLGGAAAWENVDSTAEKCPKCEHPRAFFMQLQTRSADEPMTTFYKCCNVYCGHRWRD